A window of Ictalurus furcatus strain D&B chromosome 18, Billie_1.0, whole genome shotgun sequence contains these coding sequences:
- the LOC128622784 gene encoding uncharacterized protein LOC128622784 codes for MPTESVTEATALQFPTQSVESSDGLISQHIKQVPSTEGPPSDSCKTAVSQACWEVNVAFMLVVLAGFLILALFYCVLHLWHKLRLAQAGNALEYFGFYHMANYSLKHQHEPTSLPSVDIDPPVQVPPCYPPQTVVPEDSHPVIPPLLPPPPLLSSRPPSTMPLPHPIIYTTPPSPQSDAEVYSRIGTLRPSRHSSVSQTQVVLFEHSSL; via the coding sequence ATGCCGACTGAATCAGTCACTGAAGCGACTGCTCTACAGTTTCCCACACAGTCTGTGGAGAGTTCTGATGGCCTGATATCTCAGCACATAAAACAAGTACCATCCACCGAGGGTCCACCATCTGACAGCTGTAAGACGGCTGTTTCCCAGGCTTGCTGGGAAGTAAACGTGGCCTTTATGCTTGTGGTTCTCGCCGGGTTCCTCATCTTGGCTCTGTTTTACTGCGTCCTTCACCTGTGGCACAAACTGCGTTTGGCTCAGGCAGGAAATGCTTTAGAGTACTTTGGATTCTACCACATGGCAAACTACAGCTTGAAACACCAACATGAACCAACAAGTTTACCTTCAGTGGATATTGATCCCCCTGTTCAGGTGCCTCCTTGTTATCCACCTCAAACTGTGGTTCCTGAAGATAGTCATCCGGTCATCCCTCCACTCCTCCCTCCACCACCTCTACTTTCATCTCGACCACCCTCCACCATGCCTCTGCCGCACCCCATCATCTACACTACCCCACCCAGTCCGCAGTCTGACGCAGAGGTATATTCCCGCATAGGCACTCTGCGGCCCTCCAGGCACTCGAGCGTGAGTCAGACACAGGTGGTTCTCTTTGAACACTCGTCCCTGTGA